A genomic segment from Brienomyrus brachyistius isolate T26 chromosome 9, BBRACH_0.4, whole genome shotgun sequence encodes:
- the trmt11 gene encoding tRNA (guanine(10)-N2)-methyltransferase homolog: MALHCSRACRQYLLHLAQDNIEFRLPEIKALLSLRGKQFCPAENFKERSPFWVLNNVSEDDVLSIMGRTVCAKSVFELWGHGRTPSELQASLQKYPTDDMAPFIQKESTYKINVYTFNKTLVFKDRIKKIDALEFLPFQGKVNLKNPEHIFCLLEDYGSDPNNIPDEPFYVYFGRWIADGQRVLIRSHSVKTRHFIGNTSMDAGLSFIMANHARVKAHDLVFDPFVGTGSLLVACSHFGAYVCGTDIDYNTIHGIGKASRKNQKWRGPDENIRANLRQYETEKFYVDVLVSDSSKAIWRQGPLFDAIITDPPYGIRESTRRTGSQKESSKSAEDFGGESHVPVSMAYHLSDIFSDLLSFAAHCLVIGGRLVYWLPVYRPEYREEIVPLHPCLRLVSNCEQTLSSHTSRRLITMEKMKEVEDSDKQALVLESRFSPYQGHNAFREKYFSGITKRSGKSDGSTLVNGSD, from the exons ATGGCGCTTCACTGTAGTCGAGCGTGTAGGCAATATTTGCTACATCTAGCCCAAGATAATATTGAATTTAGACTACCG GAGATCAAGGCACTGCTATCGCTAAGAGGCAAACAATTTTGTCCCGCAGAAAACTTTAAAGAAAGG TCTCCATTCTGGGTTCTGAATAATGTGTCTGAAGATGACGTGCTCAGTATCATGGGAAGAACTGTGTGTGCCAA ATCAGTGTTTGAACTATGGGGTCATGGACGAACACCCAGTGAACTGCAGGCATCCCTTCAGAAATACCCCACAGATGACATG GCCCCTTTTATACAGAAAGAGTCAacatataaaataaatgtgtatacGTTCAACAAGACCCTGGTCTTCAAGGACAGAATTAAGAAGATCGAT GCCTTGGAGTTCCTCCCGTTTCAAGGAAAGGTGAACTTGAAGAATCCAGAACATATCTTTTGCTTGCTGGAGGATTACGGCTCTGATCCCAATAATATTCCAGATGAGCCTTTCTATGTATACTTTGGCCGATGG ATTGCTGATGGCCAGCGAGTCCTGATTCGCTCCCATAGCGTGAAGACAAGGCATTTTATCGGGAACACCAGCATGGATGCGGGCCTGTCCTTCATCATGGCCAATCATGCACGTGTCAAAGCCCACGACCTGGTGTTTGACCCATTTGTTGGGACAG GCAGCCTGCTAGTTGCATGCTCACACTTTGGAGCATACGTGTGTGGAACCGACATTGATTACAACACAATCCATGGAATAG GAAAAGCATCCAGGAAGAACCAGAAGTGGCGTGGTCCAGACGAAAACATTCGAGCCAACCTCCGCCAGTATGAGACTGAGAAGTTCTATGTGGATGTCCTGGTGTCAGACTCGTCCAAAGCCATCTGGAGACAGGGGCCACTGTTTGACGCCATCATCACTGACC CTCCATATGGTATCCGTGAATCTACTAGAAGAACAGGCTCCCAGAAAGAGTCAAGCAAGTCAGCAGAAGACTT CGGTGGAGAGAGTCACGTTCCCGTTTCCATGGCGTATCACCTGAGTGACATCTTTAGTGACCTGTTAAGTTTTGCGGCCCACTGCCTGGTGATTGGAGGGAGGCTGGTTTACTGGCTTCCTGTCTACAGGCCAGA GTACCGGGAGGAGATCGTCCCCCTGCACCCCTGCCTCAGGCTAGTCAGCAACTGCGAGCAGACGCTGTCCAGTCACACATCCCGGCGCCTCATCACCATGGAGAAGATGAAGGAGGTGGAG GATTCAGATAAGCAGGCACTGGTGCTGGAGTCCCGCTTCAGCCCCTACCAGGGTCACAACGCCTTCCGGGAAAAGTACTTCAGCGGAATCACCAAGCGCAGCGGGAAGAGTGACGGAAGCACGCTGGTGAATGGCAGCGACTGA
- the si:dkey-29b11.3 gene encoding actin-binding Rho-activating protein-like isoform X1, with protein MPGCKLIHCVFLYSSPIMNTDNADDTGNTITGSCASSVKGLKDSWQNWSSDHREYQKHNPFSDGREVTARIRKGQAGYGRPQEGSKTEQRGFDAHSHIGREVKELCDVIKDIGERREDGTVTVEFGRLFECYVSISNKVVGVLLRARRQGLVHFDGEMLWQGQDDGVLITLLQ; from the coding sequence ATGCCTGGTTGTAAGCTGATCCACTGTGTGTTCCTATACAGCAGCCCTATCATGAATACGGATAATGCGGATGATACGGGTAACACTATAACGGGATCATGTGCAAGCTCTGTGAAAGGGTTAAAGGACAGCTGGCAGAATTGGTCCAGCGATCACCGGGAGTACCAGAAACACAACCCGTTTAGCGATGGCAGAGAGGTGACAGCACGCATCAGGAAGGGACAGGCGGGATATGGAAGACCCCAGGAGGGATCCAAAACGGAGCAGCGAGGTTTCGATGCGCACTCACACATCGGGAGAGAGGTAAAGGAGCTATGTGACGTCATCAAAGATATAGGCGAGCGCCGTGAGGATGGGACAGTCACGGTGGAGTTTGGGAGACTGTTCGAGTGCTATGTCAGCATCTCCAACAAGGTGGTGGGAGTACTGCTGCGGGCTCGACGCCAGGGACTGGTCCACTTTGACGGCGAGATGCTGTGGCAGGGACAGGACGACGGAGTCCTCATTACTCTGCTGCAGTGA
- the si:dkey-29b11.3 gene encoding actin-binding Rho-activating protein-like isoform X2, producing the protein MNTDNADDTGNTITGSCASSVKGLKDSWQNWSSDHREYQKHNPFSDGREVTARIRKGQAGYGRPQEGSKTEQRGFDAHSHIGREVKELCDVIKDIGERREDGTVTVEFGRLFECYVSISNKVVGVLLRARRQGLVHFDGEMLWQGQDDGVLITLLQ; encoded by the coding sequence ATGAATACGGATAATGCGGATGATACGGGTAACACTATAACGGGATCATGTGCAAGCTCTGTGAAAGGGTTAAAGGACAGCTGGCAGAATTGGTCCAGCGATCACCGGGAGTACCAGAAACACAACCCGTTTAGCGATGGCAGAGAGGTGACAGCACGCATCAGGAAGGGACAGGCGGGATATGGAAGACCCCAGGAGGGATCCAAAACGGAGCAGCGAGGTTTCGATGCGCACTCACACATCGGGAGAGAGGTAAAGGAGCTATGTGACGTCATCAAAGATATAGGCGAGCGCCGTGAGGATGGGACAGTCACGGTGGAGTTTGGGAGACTGTTCGAGTGCTATGTCAGCATCTCCAACAAGGTGGTGGGAGTACTGCTGCGGGCTCGACGCCAGGGACTGGTCCACTTTGACGGCGAGATGCTGTGGCAGGGACAGGACGACGGAGTCCTCATTACTCTGCTGCAGTGA
- the hint3 gene encoding histidine triad nucleotide-binding protein 3, producing MATSEGMEVAERSGENSSGGQNDGYDNACIFCKILNKEVKSDLLYSDEELSCFRDINPGAPHHYLVVPTKHVGNCKSLQKDHIPLVEKMVELGKTMLQNNNITDLDDIRLGFHWPPFCSVTHLHLHVLAPVSQMGFTSRLIYRPNSMWFITVDQLIQRLNLMSSDPVQ from the exons ATGGCTACGAGTGAAGGTATGGAGGTAGCCGAAAGAAGTGGAGAAAACAGCAGCGGCGGTCAAAACGATGGATATGATAATGCATGCATATTTTGCAAGATTTTGAATAAAGAAGTTAAATCTGATCTGCTGTATTCT GATGAAGAACTTTCCTGTTTCAGAGACATAAACCCCGGCGCGCCACATCATTATCTGGTGGTTCCTACAAAACACGTCGGGAACTGTAAATCCCTGCAGAAAGATCATATTCCCCTag TGGAGAAGATGGTGGAGTTGGGGAAGACCATGCTGCAGAACAATAACATAACAGATCTTGATGATATCAG GCTGGGCTTCCATTGGCCTCCTTTCTGCTCTGTGACTCACCTGCACCTCCACGTACTGGCACCAGTCAGTCAGATGGGGTTTACGTCACGCCTCATATACAGACCCAACTCCATGTGGTTTATTACA GTTGACCAGCTGATCCAGAGGCTGAACCTCATGAGCAGTGACCCGGTCCAGTGA
- the LOC125749517 gene encoding nuclear receptor coactivator 7 isoform X1 → MGVAYSIREVDHLYTFFVPWSLNMNGKEARRRKLISVEEDPLNLMDSLFNEPINKSWEIITVHETKQRQSVCSSEEEESPGDDLDDFLLPELIDRSDLLDEVQCQKLANHLPARTQGYPWRLAYSTAVHGTSLRTLYRYLSLLDSPVLLVIKDMGNQVFGAFSSHPFRVSNCCYGTGETFLFSFSPDLKVFRWSGENSYFVRGHWDSLQIGAGGGCFGLWLDADLCRGSSFPCQTFNNQPLSSKKDFTIQDLEVWTFSSREI, encoded by the exons ATGGGCGTCGCATACAGCATTCGAGA AGTGGACCACCTGTACACTTTCTTCGTCCCGTGGTCACTGAACATGAATGGAAAAGAGGCCCGACGAAGAAAGCTCATCTCAGTGGAGGAGGATCCATTAAACCTGATGGACAGCCTCTTCAACGAGCCCATCAACAAGAGCTGGGAG ATCATCACAGTCCATGAGACAAAACAGAGGCAGAGTGTATGCAGCTCTGAAGAGGAGGAATCCCCCGGGGATGACTTGGACGATTTTCTTCTTCCAGAGCTGATTGACcgcagtgacctgctggatgaAGTACAGTGTCAGAAG CTAGCCAATCATCTGCCAGCACGGACTCAGGGGTATCCATGGCGACTGGCGTACAGCACAGCTGTACATGGCACAAGCTTGAGGACACTCTACAGATATCTGTCTTTACTGGACAGTCCTGTGCTGCTCGTTATCAAGGACATGGGCAATCAG GTGTTCGGCGCATTCTCCTCTCACCCCTTCAGAGTCAGCAACTGCTGCTACGGCACAGGAGAAACGTTCCTGTTCAGCTTCAGCCCTGATTTGAAG GTGTTCCGCTGGAGTGGGGAGAACTCTTACTTTGTGAGGGGGCACTGGGACTCTCTGCAAATAGGAGCAGGAGG GGGGTGCTTTGGCTTGTGGCTGGATGCTGATCTATGCCGCGGTTCCAGCTTCCCTTGCCAAACCTTCAACAACCAGCCTCTCTCCTCCAAAAAAGACTTCACAATCCAGGACCTGGAAGTGTGGACCTTCAGTTCAAGAGAGATTTGA
- the LOC125749517 gene encoding nuclear receptor coactivator 7 isoform X2, which produces MRPLPRNTKILFFAKHCSEPYVQIITVHETKQRQSVCSSEEEESPGDDLDDFLLPELIDRSDLLDEVQCQKLANHLPARTQGYPWRLAYSTAVHGTSLRTLYRYLSLLDSPVLLVIKDMGNQVFGAFSSHPFRVSNCCYGTGETFLFSFSPDLKVFRWSGENSYFVRGHWDSLQIGAGGGCFGLWLDADLCRGSSFPCQTFNNQPLSSKKDFTIQDLEVWTFSSREI; this is translated from the exons ATGAGACCATTGCCAAGGAACACCAAAATTCTATTTTTTGCCAAACATTGCTCGGAGCCCTACGTACAG ATCATCACAGTCCATGAGACAAAACAGAGGCAGAGTGTATGCAGCTCTGAAGAGGAGGAATCCCCCGGGGATGACTTGGACGATTTTCTTCTTCCAGAGCTGATTGACcgcagtgacctgctggatgaAGTACAGTGTCAGAAG CTAGCCAATCATCTGCCAGCACGGACTCAGGGGTATCCATGGCGACTGGCGTACAGCACAGCTGTACATGGCACAAGCTTGAGGACACTCTACAGATATCTGTCTTTACTGGACAGTCCTGTGCTGCTCGTTATCAAGGACATGGGCAATCAG GTGTTCGGCGCATTCTCCTCTCACCCCTTCAGAGTCAGCAACTGCTGCTACGGCACAGGAGAAACGTTCCTGTTCAGCTTCAGCCCTGATTTGAAG GTGTTCCGCTGGAGTGGGGAGAACTCTTACTTTGTGAGGGGGCACTGGGACTCTCTGCAAATAGGAGCAGGAGG GGGGTGCTTTGGCTTGTGGCTGGATGCTGATCTATGCCGCGGTTCCAGCTTCCCTTGCCAAACCTTCAACAACCAGCCTCTCTCCTCCAAAAAAGACTTCACAATCCAGGACCTGGAAGTGTGGACCTTCAGTTCAAGAGAGATTTGA